In Parvularculales bacterium, one DNA window encodes the following:
- the hflK gene encoding FtsH protease activity modulator HflK, with amino-acid sequence MSWNDQNSGGNHPGPWGQGSSSPRGGGQHPPDLEEMLRRGQERLKAVLPSGAPPSRIVIISLLVLMALWAASGIYRVLPDEQGVKLRFGQLVETTLPGLHYHIPWPIETVLTPQVTRVNRMDIGIRGDDYYSQSPGVRRDVPEESLMLTGDENIVDVDFSVFWVIKNAGDYLFNVENPPATVKAVAESTMREIVGKSDIQPILTEQRQDTEEAVRTLMQETLDRYGTGIEITEVKMQKVDPPGAVIDAFRDVQAARADQERVRNEANAYRNKVVPESRGTAARLRNEAEAYREETVAQAEGQAQRFIAIYNEYRDARDVTRQRMFLETMERVLKRSDKIIIDSQAEGGQGVVPYLPLNELRRNPESEGGSQ; translated from the coding sequence ATGTCTTGGAACGATCAAAACAGCGGTGGGAATCATCCCGGTCCTTGGGGGCAAGGTTCGTCCTCACCTCGTGGCGGCGGCCAGCACCCACCAGATTTGGAAGAAATGCTACGCCGTGGTCAGGAACGTCTCAAGGCAGTTCTACCATCAGGGGCACCCCCTAGCCGAATTGTGATTATCAGCCTGTTGGTTCTGATGGCCCTATGGGCAGCGAGTGGTATCTATCGGGTTTTGCCAGATGAGCAAGGTGTTAAATTGCGCTTTGGTCAGTTGGTAGAAACTACACTGCCGGGTTTGCATTATCATATCCCCTGGCCGATTGAGACCGTACTCACCCCTCAAGTAACCCGCGTTAACCGAATGGATATCGGTATCCGCGGTGATGATTATTACAGTCAAAGTCCGGGTGTGCGGCGGGATGTGCCGGAAGAAAGCTTAATGCTTACCGGCGACGAAAACATTGTGGACGTAGATTTTTCTGTGTTCTGGGTTATCAAGAATGCGGGGGATTATCTATTTAATGTTGAGAATCCACCGGCAACAGTTAAAGCGGTGGCAGAGAGCACCATGCGTGAGATTGTTGGCAAGAGTGACATTCAGCCCATCCTAACTGAGCAACGCCAAGACACAGAAGAAGCGGTGAGAACCTTGATGCAGGAAACTCTTGACCGTTACGGCACGGGTATTGAAATCACAGAGGTTAAGATGCAGAAGGTTGACCCGCCCGGGGCTGTGATTGATGCCTTCCGTGATGTACAGGCAGCACGGGCAGACCAAGAAAGAGTGCGTAATGAGGCCAACGCGTATCGTAACAAAGTGGTGCCGGAATCTCGTGGTACGGCGGCTCGGTTGCGCAATGAAGCTGAGGCCTATCGTGAAGAAACAGTTGCTCAGGCTGAGGGCCAAGCGCAGCGGTTTATTGCCATTTATAACGAATATAGAGATGCCCGTGATGTCACCCGCCAACGTATGTTTTTGGAGACTATGGAGCGTGTACTAAAGCGCTCTGACAAAATTATCATAGATAGTCAGGCAGAAGGGGGACAAGGCGTGGTGCCTTATTTGCCTTTAAATGAACTACGGCGTAACCCTGAATCAGAGGGGGGGTCGCAATGA
- a CDS encoding Do family serine endopeptidase, protein MMKKRQNSRSIITPAGVLALFALSISVAEARVSLESFASLIEELSPTVVNISISQKVSGNSGFRGLPPGIPPGTPFEAFFRDFWERGGEGDASPLPPPSRQVNSLGSGFVIDPDGIIITNNHVIANADEITVNFTDGESLPATLIGRDPRTDLAVIKVKPGKKLAYAKFGDSDKARVGDWVLAVGNPFDLGGTVTAGIISAVNRNINAGPYDSFIQTDAAINRGSSGGPLFNLDGEVIGVNTAIISPSGGSIGIGFAVPASIAVGVIEQLRKYGETRRGWLGVQIQTVSDEIAESLNLSEARGAIVASVESGSPADRAGIEAGDVILQFNGIDVEKMRDLPRIVADTPIGEQVNVIVFRDGEEKILAAVVARLEEGEREVEARNEKKDDSKGEAQEILGLKLSALDDNLRQRYGLNEEAKGVVVVGVAPNSPASEKYILPGALITEVGQNPVNSFEDVKAQINKARDEGRRSVLMKLESEERARFVALRLDDIP, encoded by the coding sequence ATGATGAAAAAACGTCAAAACAGTAGAAGCATCATAACGCCAGCGGGAGTTCTAGCTTTGTTTGCCTTGTCTATCAGTGTAGCTGAAGCGCGGGTTTCTCTGGAAAGTTTTGCTTCTTTAATAGAAGAATTATCACCTACGGTCGTTAATATCTCCATTAGTCAAAAAGTTTCTGGGAATAGCGGGTTTCGTGGTTTGCCGCCAGGGATTCCTCCTGGGACGCCATTTGAGGCCTTCTTTCGGGATTTCTGGGAACGGGGCGGTGAGGGAGACGCAAGCCCACTTCCTCCCCCCTCACGGCAGGTGAATTCACTGGGCTCTGGCTTTGTGATTGATCCTGATGGGATAATTATCACCAATAATCATGTCATTGCTAATGCGGATGAAATAACGGTCAATTTTACTGACGGAGAATCGCTGCCGGCAACGCTTATAGGTCGTGACCCTAGAACGGACCTGGCTGTGATTAAGGTAAAGCCGGGAAAAAAACTAGCTTACGCTAAGTTTGGCGATTCTGATAAGGCGCGAGTTGGAGATTGGGTATTGGCGGTTGGAAATCCCTTTGACCTTGGGGGGACGGTTACAGCGGGTATTATTTCTGCTGTTAATCGCAACATTAATGCGGGGCCATATGACAGTTTTATTCAAACAGATGCTGCTATCAATCGTGGGAGTTCTGGTGGGCCGTTATTTAATCTGGATGGTGAAGTAATCGGCGTGAATACGGCTATTATTTCACCTTCTGGCGGATCTATTGGCATTGGATTTGCGGTGCCGGCTTCTATTGCAGTTGGTGTCATTGAGCAGTTACGTAAGTATGGTGAGACTCGTCGGGGTTGGCTTGGGGTTCAGATTCAAACCGTAAGTGATGAAATTGCTGAGAGTCTTAATCTAAGCGAGGCAAGAGGAGCTATTGTGGCTTCTGTTGAATCTGGCAGTCCGGCAGATAGAGCAGGCATTGAAGCGGGGGACGTTATCTTGCAGTTTAACGGTATAGATGTTGAAAAGATGCGCGATTTGCCCCGCATTGTGGCTGATACACCTATTGGTGAGCAAGTCAATGTAATCGTCTTTCGTGATGGTGAAGAAAAAATCCTTGCGGCGGTGGTTGCTCGTCTTGAGGAGGGTGAAAGAGAGGTTGAGGCTCGAAACGAGAAAAAGGATGATAGCAAGGGTGAGGCACAAGAGATTTTGGGTCTTAAATTATCGGCTCTTGATGATAACTTGCGTCAACGTTATGGTTTGAATGAGGAGGCAAAGGGCGTTGTGGTTGTTGGGGTAGCACCAAACAGTCCAGCGTCTGAAAAATATATCTTGCCGGGTGCTCTTATTACGGAAGTAGGGCAGAATCCTGTGAACAGTTTTGAAGATGTGAAGGCGCAAATTAACAAGGCTCGTGACGAGGGTCGCCGTTCTGTCTTGATGAAACTTGAGAGTGAAGAGAGAGCACGGTTTGTTGCTCTGCGGCTGGATGATATCCCTTAA
- the ilvC gene encoding ketol-acid reductoisomerase, with the protein MRVYYDRDADVNLIKNRNIAIIGYGSQGHAHALNLRDSGIGNLAVALRTGSLSSRKAEAENLIVISVEEAAGWADIIMMLTPDELQGDIYKNSLEKTMKSGAALLFAHGLNIHFNLIEPRSDVDVVMIAPKGPGHTVRGEYVRGAGVPCLLAVHQDASGNAHDVGLSYAAALGGGRAGIIETSFREECETDLFGEQAVLCGGLVELIRAGFETLVEAGYAPEMAYFECLHEVKLIVDLIYEGGIANMNYSVSNTAEYGEYVSGPRVINRHTKREMKRILEDIQSGRFARDWILENKVNQTSFKALRERAQAHPIEEVGRRLRGMMPWISENRLVDEKKN; encoded by the coding sequence ATGCGTGTTTATTATGACCGCGATGCGGATGTCAATTTGATAAAAAACCGGAACATTGCCATTATTGGATATGGTAGCCAGGGTCATGCTCATGCCCTTAACTTGAGGGATTCGGGTATAGGTAATCTTGCTGTGGCATTGCGCACAGGTTCGTTGTCATCCCGCAAGGCAGAGGCCGAAAACCTGATAGTAATCAGTGTTGAAGAGGCCGCAGGTTGGGCAGATATCATAATGATGCTAACCCCTGATGAACTACAGGGTGATATTTACAAGAACTCTCTTGAAAAGACAATGAAATCTGGCGCTGCTCTTTTGTTTGCCCATGGCTTGAATATACATTTCAACCTTATAGAGCCGCGTTCTGACGTGGATGTCGTTATGATAGCACCGAAGGGGCCAGGCCATACGGTACGAGGAGAATATGTACGCGGGGCCGGTGTGCCTTGTTTGCTGGCTGTGCATCAAGATGCCTCTGGCAATGCGCATGATGTGGGGCTTTCTTATGCGGCTGCTTTGGGTGGTGGTCGGGCTGGTATTATTGAGACGTCGTTTCGTGAAGAATGTGAGACCGATTTATTCGGTGAGCAGGCTGTTTTGTGTGGTGGGCTTGTTGAATTAATCCGCGCTGGTTTTGAGACGCTGGTAGAAGCCGGATATGCACCAGAGATGGCTTATTTTGAGTGCCTCCACGAAGTGAAACTGATTGTGGATTTAATTTATGAGGGTGGCATTGCCAATATGAATTATTCTGTTTCTAACACAGCGGAGTATGGAGAATATGTTTCAGGTCCTCGGGTTATCAACAGGCATACAAAGCGTGAGATGAAACGTATTTTGGAAGATATTCAAAGTGGACGTTTCGCTCGTGATTGGATATTAGAGAACAAAGTCAACCAGACAAGTTTCAAGGCCTTGCGAGAGCGTGCTCAAGCTCATCCCATTGAGGAAGTTGGTCGTCGGTTGCGAGGTATGATGCCGTGGATTTCTGAAAACCGCCTAGTAGATGAGAAAAAGAATTAG
- the hflC gene encoding protease modulator HflC, protein MNRLLVIIGVVVAVIAVVAYASLFTVNETQQALVLQFGDPKDVKETAGLHIKLPFIQNVVYIDKRILNLTSSSEEVIASDQKRLVVDAFARYKIIDPLEFYKTLGSIQAAESRLSTLLSSSLRSVLGKESFVAVVRDQRAELMQRIRALVNQQAQSLGIEIVDVRIRRADLPEANSQAIFRRMQTERQQEAAEIRAIGQQDSREIRAQADKEVTVILADANRDAEIIRGEGDGCRNRIFAAAYGQDPDFFAFYRSMQSYEEALNQGDTALVLSPDSEFFRFFRDPNAATEHSSRVPRPQTTSSSLPDFRAGQTLRSEFCPEVDKMKPEVGALPVSQTP, encoded by the coding sequence ATGAACCGGCTATTGGTTATTATTGGTGTTGTAGTGGCAGTTATCGCCGTTGTGGCTTACGCTTCTCTTTTTACTGTCAACGAAACGCAGCAGGCATTGGTGTTGCAGTTTGGTGATCCAAAAGACGTCAAAGAAACGGCAGGGCTTCACATTAAGTTGCCGTTTATTCAAAATGTTGTCTACATAGACAAGCGTATTTTGAACCTTACGTCTTCATCTGAGGAGGTTATTGCGTCAGATCAAAAACGTTTGGTGGTGGATGCTTTTGCACGATACAAAATTATTGATCCGCTTGAGTTTTATAAGACACTTGGCAGTATTCAGGCAGCAGAGTCTCGCTTGTCAACTTTGTTGAGTTCATCCCTACGTAGCGTGTTGGGTAAGGAATCTTTTGTTGCTGTGGTGCGTGACCAACGTGCTGAACTGATGCAGCGCATTCGTGCTCTTGTTAATCAGCAGGCTCAGTCTCTGGGTATTGAGATTGTCGACGTGCGTATTCGTCGAGCGGATTTGCCGGAAGCTAACAGTCAGGCGATTTTTCGTCGCATGCAAACGGAGCGTCAACAAGAAGCTGCTGAAATCCGCGCCATAGGACAGCAGGATTCTCGTGAAATCCGCGCTCAAGCAGATAAAGAAGTAACAGTTATTTTGGCGGATGCTAATCGCGATGCTGAAATTATACGAGGTGAGGGGGATGGTTGTCGCAATCGGATATTCGCCGCCGCCTATGGTCAGGATCCTGACTTTTTTGCATTTTATCGCTCTATGCAATCTTATGAAGAGGCTTTGAATCAAGGGGATACAGCGCTGGTTTTATCACCGGATAGCGAATTTTTCCGCTTTTTCAGGGACCCCAATGCAGCAACTGAACACAGTAGCAGGGTACCCCGTCCACAAACGACTTCTTCGTCCTTACCGGATTTTAGAGCCGGTCAGACATTGCGCAGTGAGTTCTGTCCTGAAGTAGACAAGATGAAGCCAGAAGTAGGCGCGTTGCCTGTCTCTCAAACGCCCTAA
- the miaA gene encoding tRNA (adenosine(37)-N6)-dimethylallyltransferase MiaA: MPKLNIPLILITGPTACGKSALALKLASAFNGAIINADSMQVYRELRILTARPTPEQETQVPHHLYGMIPALQRFSVAAWLEVVRRTINEVAALGQLPIVVGGTGLYMTSLVRGLDAMPDIPDVIRREVRDSMARGRVEVAYEQLRAIDPFAAARVHPHDTQRIARALEVFRATGKSLTEWWQESQSLSLALPKGWIGLVLTSSRGWLHDRGARRVERMIAAGAVEEVATLAALGLDPALPAMKALGVKPLMALLQGNISKNEALEAIKTATRRYGKRQGTWIKQNMISWQTINSEQLENDIDIIFSIISKKLLTLT; the protein is encoded by the coding sequence ATGCCAAAGCTTAATATCCCCCTCATTCTTATCACAGGACCAACCGCCTGCGGCAAGTCTGCCCTAGCGCTTAAATTGGCAAGTGCTTTTAATGGAGCCATAATCAATGCTGATTCCATGCAGGTATACCGCGAACTGCGAATTTTAACTGCTCGCCCCACACCAGAGCAAGAAACCCAAGTTCCTCATCATCTTTATGGAATGATACCGGCCTTACAGAGGTTTTCTGTTGCGGCATGGCTGGAGGTCGTCCGCCGTACCATCAATGAAGTTGCCGCTTTGGGGCAACTGCCCATCGTGGTTGGTGGCACAGGCCTCTATATGACGAGCCTCGTTAGAGGATTGGATGCTATGCCGGATATTCCCGATGTTATTCGCCGTGAGGTGCGGGATAGTATGGCCCGTGGAAGGGTGGAGGTAGCCTATGAGCAGTTAAGGGCCATAGACCCGTTCGCTGCTGCTCGTGTACATCCGCACGATACTCAGCGTATTGCCAGAGCATTGGAGGTTTTTCGGGCGACGGGTAAGTCTTTGACAGAATGGTGGCAGGAGTCCCAGTCTCTGTCACTGGCCTTGCCGAAGGGTTGGATAGGGTTGGTGCTGACATCTTCTCGGGGTTGGCTCCATGATAGAGGCGCACGTCGGGTAGAGAGGATGATAGCGGCAGGGGCTGTGGAGGAAGTCGCCACCCTTGCAGCCCTTGGGCTTGACCCGGCCCTTCCAGCCATGAAGGCCTTGGGAGTTAAGCCTTTGATGGCTTTGTTGCAGGGGAATATCTCCAAAAATGAGGCTTTAGAGGCCATAAAGACAGCTACACGGCGCTATGGCAAGCGCCAAGGGACGTGGATAAAACAAAATATGATTTCGTGGCAGACAATAAACTCGGAACAATTGGAAAATGATATAGATATAATTTTCTCTATTATTTCAAAAAAATTGTTGACCCTCACTTAG
- a CDS encoding acetolactate synthase 3 large subunit → MASVEMSGAEIVIKALKDQGVKVVFGYPGGAVLPIYDRLFEETGIAHVLVRHEQGAVHAAEGYARSTGKPGVVLVTSGPGATNAITGLADAMMDSIPVVCLTGQVPTHMIGSDAFQEADTVGITRPCTKHNWLVRSADVLAQTLHEAFLIATSGRPGPVVVDIPKDIQFDSALYNPPGIMAHKPYQPTLKGDLSKIKEAVDIVADAKRPIFYTGGGVINSGPAASQLLREFVNLTGYPITSTLMGLGAYPALDPQWLGMLGMHGTCEANNAMHDCDVMIAVGSRFDDRVTGRLDAFSPDSRKIHIDIDPSSINKNVLVDVGIVGDCAHVLEDMLRLWKTSAHNPDKQALEGWWQQIDTWRSRKSLSYKTSDEVIKPQYAVERLYELTKSRDVYITTEVGQHQMWAAQHYHFNEPQRWLTSGGLGTMGYGLPAAIGAQMGHPDALVIDIAGEASILMNMQEMSTAVQHRLPVKVFILNNQYMGMVRQWQELLHDGRYSHSYTASLPDFIKLAEAYGALGLRAEKPDELDDKVLAMIDYTGPVLFDCVVDKDENCYPMIPSGSAHNEMWFGDEGQATPDVSDEGKIMV, encoded by the coding sequence ATGGCGTCGGTTGAGATGAGCGGTGCTGAAATCGTTATTAAGGCTCTGAAAGATCAGGGGGTCAAAGTTGTATTTGGCTATCCGGGGGGTGCGGTTTTGCCGATCTATGACCGGCTGTTTGAAGAAACCGGCATTGCCCACGTGTTGGTGCGTCATGAGCAGGGAGCAGTTCATGCGGCAGAAGGATATGCGCGCTCTACAGGTAAGCCAGGCGTTGTGTTGGTCACATCAGGCCCAGGGGCTACCAATGCGATTACTGGTCTTGCGGATGCTATGATGGATTCAATTCCTGTCGTGTGTCTTACTGGACAAGTGCCAACTCACATGATTGGCAGTGATGCTTTTCAAGAGGCCGATACGGTTGGTATAACACGTCCCTGCACGAAGCATAATTGGCTGGTGCGGTCAGCGGACGTTCTTGCACAGACTCTCCATGAAGCTTTTCTGATTGCCACAAGCGGGCGACCAGGCCCTGTTGTGGTGGATATTCCCAAAGATATTCAATTTGATAGTGCGCTTTATAACCCGCCGGGTATTATGGCGCACAAACCTTACCAACCCACCTTAAAGGGTGACTTGAGCAAAATTAAAGAAGCTGTTGATATTGTCGCAGACGCCAAACGCCCAATTTTTTATACAGGTGGTGGCGTTATTAACTCTGGTCCGGCAGCCAGTCAATTGTTGCGGGAGTTTGTGAACTTAACGGGCTATCCCATCACCTCGACATTGATGGGGTTGGGAGCATATCCGGCTCTTGACCCGCAATGGTTGGGCATGTTGGGTATGCATGGTACGTGTGAAGCTAACAATGCTATGCACGATTGTGACGTGATGATTGCTGTTGGTTCTCGATTTGATGATCGGGTAACGGGTCGCCTCGATGCCTTTTCGCCAGATTCCAGAAAAATCCATATTGATATTGACCCCTCGTCTATCAACAAGAATGTTCTTGTTGATGTGGGCATTGTGGGCGATTGTGCTCACGTGTTAGAGGATATGTTGCGCTTGTGGAAAACCTCGGCCCATAACCCCGACAAGCAAGCTCTTGAGGGATGGTGGCAGCAGATTGATACATGGCGATCGCGTAAATCTCTGTCTTATAAAACCAGCGATGAGGTCATCAAGCCACAGTATGCGGTGGAGCGTCTTTATGAGCTAACCAAATCTCGCGATGTTTATATCACTACAGAGGTGGGACAACATCAGATGTGGGCGGCACAACATTATCATTTTAATGAGCCACAGCGGTGGTTGACGTCTGGAGGGTTGGGGACGATGGGCTATGGCCTACCAGCGGCTATTGGTGCTCAGATGGGGCATCCTGATGCGTTGGTGATAGATATTGCCGGTGAGGCTTCCATCTTGATGAATATGCAGGAGATGTCTACTGCTGTCCAGCATAGATTACCGGTTAAGGTGTTTATCTTGAACAATCAATATATGGGCATGGTGCGTCAGTGGCAGGAGTTGCTACACGATGGGCGGTATTCTCATAGTTATACGGCCTCTTTGCCGGATTTCATCAAATTGGCGGAGGCCTACGGGGCGTTGGGTCTGCGGGCAGAAAAACCGGATGAATTGGACGACAAAGTCTTGGCTATGATTGACTACACCGGACCAGTTTTGTTTGATTGTGTGGTAGATAAGGATGAAAACTGCTACCCCATGATACCTTCAGGTTCCGCTCACAATGAGATGTGGTTTGGGGATGAAGGGCAGGCTACGCCGGATGTGTCTGATGAAGGCAAGATTATGGTTTAG
- a CDS encoding LysR family transcriptional regulator, whose protein sequence is MDWNDLRYFMAVAAAGSLSAAAQNLRVNTTTVLRRVGRLESLLDQRLFERARSGYHLTAAGQRLVEALDPVEQRLNALERDVLAGGSGSEGVVRLTAGETVAGYLLAPAITQGTLTQSGVIVDLMAESFMAKAAVAPRIMNPLLNADIAVRTSRPTQGDILVRKIGVMAYGLYGTNNYIEAHGHPHETDALHTGHKLIGFAHSEPPLGPVWRLSRMERNIGGEDGTMGETEVVFRSSSVRARLAVCLGHGGLAVLPCLVADCEPSLTRVFGPEQIGFLELWLLVRNDMAHVDRVRRIMDFIINTAEAARPALIGHEATAPVYQ, encoded by the coding sequence ATGGATTGGAACGATTTACGATATTTTATGGCTGTAGCAGCTGCCGGAAGCCTTTCGGCTGCTGCCCAGAACCTGAGAGTCAACACCACAACGGTTCTGCGCCGCGTTGGTCGTCTGGAGAGTCTTCTAGACCAACGCCTTTTTGAGCGCGCTCGCTCTGGGTACCACCTGACCGCCGCTGGACAGCGATTGGTGGAAGCCCTAGACCCCGTCGAACAACGCCTAAATGCACTGGAGAGAGATGTGTTGGCAGGAGGCTCCGGCTCTGAAGGTGTGGTGCGGTTGACAGCTGGTGAGACTGTTGCAGGATATCTGCTAGCTCCCGCCATTACCCAAGGAACCCTGACGCAATCAGGTGTTATTGTTGACTTGATGGCAGAGTCTTTTATGGCCAAAGCCGCTGTAGCTCCCCGCATTATGAACCCTCTGCTGAATGCCGATATCGCTGTGCGTACCTCGCGGCCTACTCAAGGCGATATATTGGTGCGCAAAATCGGAGTCATGGCCTACGGTCTATATGGAACCAATAATTATATAGAGGCTCACGGACATCCCCACGAAACGGACGCTTTGCACACAGGACACAAGCTCATCGGATTCGCCCATAGCGAGCCACCTCTAGGGCCGGTCTGGCGGTTGTCGCGCATGGAAAGGAATATAGGAGGAGAAGATGGGACTATGGGGGAAACGGAGGTTGTCTTTCGGTCGTCTAGTGTTAGGGCACGCCTTGCGGTTTGTTTGGGTCATGGAGGATTGGCAGTGTTGCCTTGTCTGGTGGCTGACTGTGAGCCATCACTCACCCGCGTCTTTGGCCCAGAGCAAATTGGCTTTCTGGAATTATGGCTGTTGGTTCGCAATGATATGGCTCATGTGGACCGTGTGCGTCGGATAATGGATTTCATTATCAATACCGCTGAGGCCGCTCGTCCTGCTCTTATAGGCCATGAAGCTACAGCCCCTGTTTATCAATGA
- the ilvN gene encoding acetolactate synthase small subunit, which translates to MTEELKIQSHTLAILVDNEAGALARVIGLFSGRGYNIESLTVAEISSEYHMSRITLVTRGTPIVVEQVKSQLGRLVPVHKVVDLTREMLGIEREMALVKVAGVGEKRVEALRLSDGFRARVLDTTHSSFVFEITGAPDKIDAFVDLMRPLGLVDVSRTGVVAIARGPEPM; encoded by the coding sequence ATGACTGAAGAGTTAAAAATTCAGAGTCATACCCTTGCCATATTGGTAGATAATGAAGCGGGTGCGCTTGCACGCGTTATTGGGTTGTTTTCTGGACGGGGTTATAACATTGAAAGCCTAACTGTAGCTGAGATTAGCTCTGAATATCACATGTCGCGCATTACGTTGGTTACCCGTGGCACGCCTATAGTAGTTGAACAGGTTAAATCCCAGTTAGGGCGTTTAGTTCCAGTTCACAAGGTGGTAGATTTAACTCGTGAGATGCTAGGGATTGAGCGAGAGATGGCCCTCGTCAAAGTAGCTGGTGTTGGAGAGAAGCGTGTTGAGGCTTTAAGGCTCTCTGATGGGTTTCGGGCACGGGTTCTGGATACTACTCACTCATCTTTTGTGTTTGAGATAACGGGCGCTCCGGATAAAATTGATGCCTTTGTGGATTTAATGCGCCCTTTGGGGCTAGTAGATGTATCACGCACAGGCGTTGTTGCCATTGCGCGCGGGCCTGAGCCTATGTAG
- a CDS encoding DUF2065 family protein encodes MLMNDFLVAVGLLLILEGCFYAFMTEPMKYLIRRGLDLPDSIMRMGGGVAVITGVILIWFIRN; translated from the coding sequence ATGTTGATGAATGATTTTCTGGTAGCCGTGGGGCTTCTTTTGATTCTGGAAGGTTGTTTTTATGCTTTTATGACGGAGCCTATGAAATATCTCATTCGGCGAGGTCTTGATCTTCCTGACAGCATAATGCGTATGGGCGGAGGTGTTGCTGTCATTACTGGTGTTATATTGATCTGGTTTATACGCAACTGA
- the serB gene encoding phosphoserine phosphatase SerB: MKYIMTLIGRSDSSALNDKTVMQAAATVQGAGEPRWLAPHKACDIPFNTPAPSEALAAVQRVLKDLPLDVVVQPTGGRRKKLLLADMDSTIIEQECLDEIAEKAGLGDKVASITRRSMTGEIEFEEALRTRVALLAGKPVSLLDDVWHMHITLTAGAHSLVATMSAHGATTALVSGGFTYFTNKIAKALGFDYHRANVLLQQNNCLTGKVEEPILGRDTKYRLLQEMRTSLGLTPEEIVAVGDGANDLDMVRGAGLGIAFHAKPILETAASACIRHNDLTALLYIQGYTAEEIITPS; the protein is encoded by the coding sequence ATGAAATACATTATGACACTGATTGGCAGATCAGATAGTTCCGCCTTGAACGATAAAACTGTAATGCAAGCCGCCGCTACTGTGCAAGGGGCAGGAGAACCCCGCTGGCTTGCCCCCCATAAAGCCTGTGATATTCCCTTTAATACCCCTGCCCCCTCCGAAGCGCTAGCCGCTGTGCAGAGAGTGCTAAAAGATTTGCCTCTTGATGTCGTGGTACAACCCACTGGGGGACGCCGCAAAAAACTGCTGCTGGCGGATATGGACTCCACCATCATTGAGCAAGAGTGTCTTGATGAGATTGCTGAAAAAGCCGGCCTGGGTGATAAAGTGGCTTCAATCACCCGCCGTTCCATGACAGGTGAGATTGAGTTTGAAGAAGCTTTGCGAACGCGGGTTGCTTTGTTGGCGGGCAAACCTGTCTCTCTGCTAGATGATGTCTGGCACATGCACATCACCCTCACTGCCGGAGCGCACTCTCTTGTAGCCACCATGAGCGCTCATGGCGCAACTACAGCTCTCGTATCAGGGGGGTTTACGTATTTTACCAACAAAATTGCTAAGGCTTTAGGTTTTGATTATCATCGGGCGAATGTTCTGCTTCAGCAGAATAACTGCCTTACCGGAAAAGTAGAGGAGCCAATCTTAGGACGGGATACCAAATACCGCCTCTTGCAAGAAATGCGAACCTCCTTGGGATTAACCCCTGAGGAAATAGTAGCAGTGGGCGATGGGGCCAATGATTTAGATATGGTGCGCGGGGCAGGTCTTGGAATTGCCTTTCACGCTAAACCTATCCTAGAGACTGCCGCCTCAGCTTGCATCAGGCACAATGACCTAACAGCCCTACTTTATATCCAAGGCTATACTGCCGAGGAGATTATCACCCCTTCATAG